From a region of the Cryptococcus depauperatus CBS 7841 chromosome 6, complete sequence genome:
- a CDS encoding adenylosuccinate lyase, which yields MDNYQTPLSSRYASKEMSKLFSSGTRFGTWRKLWLNLAIAEKELGLAISDAAIEQMKANLELDEDQMKVAAEEEKKRRHDVMAHVHTFGTVAPEAAGIIHLGATSCFVTDNADLIFLRDGLDILLPKLAVVISRLSTFAKQYRDLPTLGFTHFQPAQLTTVGKRTTLWIQELLWDLRNLERARNDLGFRGVKGTTGTQGSFLALFDGDHAKVEALDRRVTELFGFPYAYPVTGQTYSRKIDADVLGPLSSFGATVHKIATDIRLLANLKEIEEPFEKDQIGSSAMAYKRNPMRCERACSLARYLMVIYQNTLMTSSVQWLERTLDDSANRRVTIPEAFLTADILLTTLQNISEGLVVYPRVIARRISQELPFMATENIIMAIVKAGGDRQECHEKIRVLSHQAGSVVKEEGGENDLIERVKKDTYFQPIWDQLGALLDPRTFVGRAPEQVDTFLEEWVSPALKPYQESLQNVKTAELSV from the exons atgGATAATTACCAAACACCTCTCTCATC TCGTTATGCATCCAAAGAGATGTCAAAGCTCTTTTCTAGCGGA ACTCGTTTCGGCACTTGGAGAAAACTTTGGCTAAACCTTGCTATCGCTGAAAAG GAACTTGGTCTTGCCATTTCCGACGCTGCCATTGAGCAAATGAAGGCCaatcttgagcttgatgaaGATCAGATGAAAGTTGcggctgaagaagaaaagaagcgaAGGC ACGATGTCATGGCCCATGTTCACACTTTTGGTACTGTGGCTCCAGAAGCGGCTGGTATCATTCA CCTGGGTGCTACTTCTTGCTTTGTCACTGA CAATGCCGacctcatcttccttcgaGATGGACTCGATATCTTGCTTCCTAAACTTGCCGTCGTCATTTCGCGTCTATCTACGTTTGCCAAGCAGTATCGCGACCTCCCCACACTCGGATTCACTCACTTTCAACCTGCCCAATTAACCACTGTCGGTAAACGTACTACGCTCTGGATTCAAGAACTCTTGTGGGATTTACGAAACCTTGAGCGTGCAAGGAATGACCTGGGTTTCCGAGGCGTTAAAGGCACGACTGGTACCCAAGGCTCATTTTTGGCCTTGTTTGATGGCGACCATGCTAAA GTGGAAGCCCTTGACAGGCGAGTCACTGAGCTGTTTGGTTTCCCTTACGCGTATCCTGTAACTGGTCAGACTTATTCTCGAAAGATTGATGCCGACGTTCTGGGCCCTCTTTCCAGCTTTGGTGCTACTGTCCATAAGATTGCCACGGACA TCCGATTGCTCGCAAATCTCAAGGAGATTGAGGAAccttttgagaaagatcaGATTGGAAGTTCTGCAATGGCTTACAAG CGAAATCCAATGAGATGCGAACGAGCTTGTTCCCTTGCCCGATACTTGATGGTTATCTACCAAAACACTCTTATGACCTCTTCCGTTCAATGGCTTGAGCGCACTCTAGATGACAG TGCCAATCGACGAGTTACCATCCCCGAAGCTTTCCTTACTGCAGATATCCTTCTCACCACATTGCAAAACATCTCTGAGGGTCTTGTCGTCTACCCTCGAGTCATTGCTCGACGAATTTCTCAAGAGTTACCTTTTATGGCCACCGAAAACATTATCATGGCTATTGTTAAGGCTGGTGGTGATAGACAAGAGTGTCATGAAAAAATCCGAGTTCTCTCACATCAAGCCGGGTCAGTTgtgaaagaggaaggtgGCGAAAATGATTTAATTGAGAGAGTCAAGAAGGACACTTACTTCCAGCCTATCTGGGATCAGCTCGGTGCTCTTCTCGACCCTAGAACATTTGTTGGCAGAGCTCCTGAACAAGTTGATACCTTCCTCGAGGAATGGGTTAGTCCTGCGCTTAAACCTTACCAAGAATCACTCCAGAATGTTAAAACTGCTGAGTTGTCTGTTtaa